In the Quercus lobata isolate SW786 chromosome 5, ValleyOak3.0 Primary Assembly, whole genome shotgun sequence genome, one interval contains:
- the LOC115989166 gene encoding uncharacterized protein LOC115989166, producing the protein MHAAKKAKTDGHPVERAVLFQILHTRKDGSAVNPVMKEKMDKMKDLLVDPNNQLQSSDTSGSILWSRDDVFAKVMGKEHKGHIRGVGFGPTPSGQSSKTALTDSEIRSSQARDNEVAQLKASLATMEEKLAGFDEMKEKLSKFEEMEQRMEQRMARMFQQM; encoded by the exons ATGCACGCTGCAAAAAAG GCAAAAACGGATGGACATCCCGTAGAGCGTGCAGTATTATTTCAAATTCTACATACTCGTAAAGATGGATCTGCAGTTAATCCtgtaatgaaagaaaaaatg GACAAAATGAAGGATTTGTTGGTTGACCCTAACAATCAATTGCAGTCATCTGACACAAGTGGTAGTATTTTATGGTCAAGAGATGATGTGTTTGCAAAAGTGATGGGTAAGGAGCACAAAGGTCACATTCGTGGGGTAGGATTTGGTCCAACCCCAAGTGGTCAAAGTAGCAAGACTGCTCTCACGGACAGTGAAATACGATCAAGTCAAGCAAGGGACAACGAAGTTGCACAATTGAAGGCTTCCTTGGCTACTATGGAGGAGAAACTAGCAGGTTTTGATGAAATGAAGGAAAAACTTAGTAAATTCGAAGAAATGGAGCAAAGAATGGAGCAAAGAATGGCTCGCATGTTTCAACAAATGTAA
- the LOC115990122 gene encoding uncharacterized protein LOC115990122 has product MAELWALRDGLLIAKEMGLSNLIIELDALSIVVLMNNNTANLLMEPLLTDCRNLVREIPNKQIVHIYREVNQCADALAKLGANSLDSFVIFLYPPPVVDSFLAADKACVRCNRLINS; this is encoded by the coding sequence ATGGCAGAGCTGTGGGCTTTAAGGGATGGTCTCCTAATAGCTAAGGAGATGGGGTTAAGTAACCTCATCATTGAGTTAGATGCTTTAAGTATTGTTGTACTTATGAATAACAATACCGCCAATTTGTTAATGGAGCCATTGCTTACTGATTGCAGGAACCTGGTGAGAGAGATTCCCAACAAGCAGATAGTTCACATCTATAGGGAAGTCAACCAATGTGCTGATGCGTTGGCCAAGCTTGGTGCTAATAGCTTAGActcttttgttatatttttgtacCCGCCGCCTGTGGTGGATAGTTTCCTAGCGGCTGACAAAGCTTGCGTTCGCTGTAATAGGCTTATAAATTCCTAA